One Paraburkholderia sp. IMGN_8 DNA window includes the following coding sequences:
- the bamA gene encoding outer membrane protein assembly factor BamA produces MFKPHRFVPKTVIAAAFAAHGLVAHATTPFVVQDIRIEGLQRVEPGTVFAYLPIKQGDTFSDDKASEAIRALYATGFFNDVKIATEGNVVIVQVLERPAIGTIDFAGIHEFDKENLTKALRAVGLSQGRYYDKALVDKAEQELKRQYLTRGYYAAEVTTTITPIDRNRVSVLFSVAEGPSAKIRQINFIGNKAFSTGTLRDEMQLSTPNWFSWYTKNDLYAKDKLTGDLENVRSYYLNRGYLEFNIESTQVSITPDKKDMYLTVTLHEGEPYTISSIKLAGNLLDREPELNKLIKIKPGDRFSAEKLQATTKAIVDKLGEYGYAFATVNAQPQIDQEHHKVDLTLQVDPSRRVYVRRINVVGNTRTRDEVVRREMRQLESSWFDSNRLALSKDRINRLGYFTDVDVTTTPVEGTPDQVDVDVKVAEKPTGAITLGAGFSSTDKVVLSAGVSQDNVFGSGTSLSVNVNTAKTYRTLTVTQVDPYFTVDGIKRITDVYYRTYQPLYYSTDSSFKIVTIGGDLKFGIPFSEVDTVYFGAGLEQNQLDIDANTPQSYIDYVNQFGRRSTNVPITVGWSRDARDSALVPSRGYFTQANAEYGTPIGGTQYYKADINAQYYYSFSRGFVLGFNFQGGYGNGLGGKPYPIFKNYYAGGIGSVRGYEPSSLGPRDAKTNDPIGGSKLLVGNIELTFPLPGTGYDRTLRVFTFLDGGNVWGTEGNSIGANGLRYGYGVGLAWISPIGPLKLSLGFPLTKHTGDQYQKFQFQIGTAF; encoded by the coding sequence TTGTTTAAACCTCATCGCTTTGTTCCAAAGACGGTTATAGCCGCGGCATTCGCCGCGCATGGGCTGGTTGCTCACGCAACGACGCCCTTCGTGGTGCAAGACATCCGGATCGAGGGATTGCAACGCGTCGAACCCGGTACCGTGTTCGCGTACCTGCCCATCAAGCAAGGCGATACCTTTAGCGACGACAAGGCTTCCGAAGCCATTCGCGCGCTGTATGCCACCGGCTTCTTCAACGACGTCAAGATCGCGACCGAAGGCAACGTGGTCATCGTGCAGGTGCTGGAACGCCCGGCCATTGGCACGATCGACTTTGCCGGTATTCACGAATTCGACAAGGAAAACCTGACCAAGGCGCTGCGCGCGGTCGGTTTGTCGCAAGGCCGTTACTACGACAAGGCGCTGGTCGACAAGGCCGAGCAGGAATTGAAGCGCCAGTATCTGACGCGTGGCTACTACGCCGCTGAAGTCACCACCACGATCACACCGATCGACCGCAACCGCGTGTCGGTGCTGTTCTCGGTGGCTGAAGGCCCGAGCGCGAAGATCCGCCAGATCAACTTCATCGGCAACAAGGCGTTCAGCACCGGCACGCTGCGCGACGAAATGCAACTGTCCACGCCGAACTGGTTCTCGTGGTACACGAAGAACGACCTGTACGCGAAAGACAAGCTGACCGGCGACCTTGAAAATGTCCGCTCGTATTACCTGAATCGCGGGTACCTCGAGTTCAACATCGAGTCGACCCAGGTGTCGATTACGCCGGACAAGAAGGACATGTATCTCACGGTCACGCTGCATGAAGGCGAGCCGTACACGATTTCGAGTATCAAGCTGGCGGGTAATCTGCTCGACCGCGAGCCGGAGCTGAACAAGCTCATCAAGATCAAACCGGGTGACCGCTTCTCGGCTGAAAAGCTGCAAGCCACCACCAAGGCGATCGTCGACAAGCTCGGCGAGTATGGCTATGCATTCGCCACCGTCAACGCGCAGCCGCAGATCGATCAGGAACACCATAAGGTCGACCTGACGCTGCAAGTGGACCCGAGCCGCCGCGTGTACGTGCGCCGCATCAATGTGGTCGGCAACACGCGTACGCGTGACGAAGTGGTGCGCCGCGAAATGCGCCAGCTCGAAAGCTCGTGGTTCGACTCGAACCGCCTCGCGCTGTCGAAAGACCGGATCAACCGTCTGGGCTACTTCACGGATGTCGACGTGACCACGACGCCTGTCGAAGGCACGCCTGACCAGGTCGATGTGGACGTCAAGGTGGCCGAAAAGCCGACCGGCGCAATCACGCTGGGTGCGGGCTTCTCGTCGACCGACAAGGTGGTGCTGTCCGCGGGCGTGTCGCAAGACAACGTATTCGGTTCGGGTACGAGTCTCTCCGTGAACGTGAATACCGCCAAGACCTACCGTACGTTGACGGTGACGCAGGTCGACCCGTACTTCACGGTCGACGGCATCAAGCGGATTACCGACGTCTACTACCGTACGTACCAGCCGCTGTACTACTCGACGGATTCGAGCTTCAAGATCGTCACGATCGGCGGCGACCTGAAGTTCGGCATTCCGTTCTCCGAAGTCGACACGGTCTACTTCGGCGCGGGCCTCGAGCAGAACCAGCTGGATATCGACGCGAACACGCCGCAGAGTTACATCGATTACGTGAACCAGTTCGGCCGCCGGTCAACCAACGTGCCGATTACAGTGGGCTGGTCGCGCGACGCGCGTGACAGCGCGCTGGTGCCGAGCCGCGGTTACTTCACGCAGGCGAACGCCGAATACGGCACGCCGATCGGCGGCACGCAGTACTACAAGGCCGACATCAACGCGCAGTACTATTACTCCTTTTCGCGCGGTTTCGTGCTGGGCTTCAACTTCCAGGGCGGTTATGGTAACGGCCTCGGCGGCAAGCCATACCCGATTTTCAAGAACTACTACGCGGGCGGTATCGGTTCGGTGCGGGGCTACGAGCCGAGCTCGCTGGGCCCGCGCGACGCGAAGACGAACGACCCGATCGGCGGCTCGAAGCTGCTGGTGGGTAACATCGAATTGACGTTCCCGCTGCCGGGCACGGGCTATGACCGCACGCTGCGCGTCTTCACGTTCCTCGATGGCGGTAACGTGTGGGGTACGGAAGGTAACAGCATCGGCGCGAACGGCCTGCGTTACGGCTACGGTGTCGGTCTGGCGTGGATCTCGCCGATCGGCCCGCTCAAGCTCAGCCTGGGCTTCCCGCTCACGAAGCACACCGGCGACCAGTATCAGAAATTCCAGTTCCAGATCGGGACGGCATTCTGA
- a CDS encoding OmpH family outer membrane protein, whose product MRTGMFSKRVACALALAMTLGVGVAHAQEARIAAVNSDRILRESAAAKAAQVKLEAEFAKRDKDLADMAQKLKSMSDSLDKNGASMSAADRAQKQRDLSQLDTDFQRKQREFREDLNQRRNEELAAVLDRANKVIKQIAEAQHYDLIVQEAVYVSPRIDITDQVLKALAASGN is encoded by the coding sequence TTGCGAACCGGTATGTTTTCGAAACGTGTGGCGTGCGCGCTGGCGCTGGCAATGACCTTGGGTGTCGGCGTAGCGCATGCGCAGGAAGCCAGGATCGCTGCGGTGAATTCGGACCGTATCCTGCGCGAATCGGCTGCCGCGAAGGCCGCGCAGGTCAAGCTCGAGGCCGAGTTCGCCAAGCGTGACAAGGATCTGGCCGACATGGCGCAGAAGCTGAAGTCGATGTCCGATTCGCTCGACAAGAACGGCGCGTCGATGTCGGCCGCCGATCGCGCACAGAAGCAGCGCGATCTGTCGCAGCTGGATACCGACTTCCAGCGCAAGCAACGCGAGTTCCGCGAAGACCTGAACCAGCGCCGCAATGAGGAGCTGGCGGCGGTGCTCGACCGTGCCAACAAGGTGATCAAGCAGATCGCCGAGGCGCAGCACTACGACCTGATCGTTCAGGAAGCGGTGTACGTGAGCCCGCGCATCGATATTACCGATCAGGTCCTCAAGGCGCTGGCGGCGTCGGGCAACTGA
- the lpxD gene encoding UDP-3-O-(3-hydroxymyristoyl)glucosamine N-acyltransferase, whose protein sequence is MAFTLEDIVQRFGGEVVGDGSQRVGSLAPLDQAGPNQLAFLANPKYLSQVETTRAGAVLINADDLARLASRNGRNFIVTPNPYAYFARVAQTFIDLAAPKAVPGVHASAAVDPSAQIAASAVIGPHVTVEAGAVIGENVRLDASVFIGRGTQIGAGSHLYPNVAVYHGCKLGERVIVHAGAVIGSDGFGFAPDFVGDGDARTGSWVKIPQVGGVSIAADVEIGANTTIDRGAMADTIIEECVKIDNLVQIGHNCKVGAYTVIAGCAGIAGSTTIGRHCMIGGAVGIAGHVTLADYVIVTAKSGVSKSLLKPGLYTSAFPAVNHADWNKSAALLRNIDKLRGRIKALEAAAATDGSVKAASNSAGDKA, encoded by the coding sequence ATGGCATTTACGCTCGAGGACATCGTCCAGCGGTTCGGCGGTGAAGTAGTCGGAGACGGTTCGCAGCGCGTCGGCAGTCTGGCGCCGCTCGACCAGGCAGGCCCGAACCAGCTGGCGTTCCTCGCCAATCCGAAGTACCTGTCGCAGGTCGAGACGACCCGTGCGGGCGCGGTATTGATCAATGCCGACGACCTCGCCAGGCTCGCCTCCCGCAACGGTCGTAACTTCATCGTCACGCCGAATCCGTACGCTTACTTCGCGCGCGTCGCGCAAACCTTCATCGACCTGGCCGCGCCGAAGGCAGTGCCCGGCGTGCATGCCAGCGCGGCGGTCGATCCGTCGGCGCAGATTGCCGCGAGCGCAGTGATCGGCCCGCACGTCACAGTCGAGGCGGGCGCGGTGATCGGCGAGAACGTGCGGCTGGACGCGAGCGTGTTTATCGGCCGCGGCACACAGATCGGCGCGGGTTCCCATCTGTATCCGAATGTTGCGGTGTACCACGGCTGCAAGCTCGGCGAGCGCGTGATCGTGCACGCGGGCGCGGTGATCGGTTCGGACGGTTTCGGCTTCGCGCCGGACTTCGTCGGCGACGGCGATGCGCGTACCGGCAGCTGGGTGAAGATTCCACAGGTCGGCGGCGTGTCGATCGCGGCGGACGTGGAAATCGGCGCGAACACAACGATCGATCGCGGCGCCATGGCCGACACGATCATCGAAGAGTGCGTGAAGATCGACAACCTCGTACAGATCGGCCACAACTGCAAGGTCGGTGCCTACACGGTGATCGCCGGTTGCGCGGGTATCGCCGGGAGCACGACCATCGGCCGCCATTGCATGATCGGCGGCGCGGTCGGCATCGCCGGGCATGTCACGCTGGCCGACTATGTGATCGTCACGGCGAAGTCGGGCGTCTCGAAGTCGCTGTTGAAGCCAGGCCTGTATACCAGCGCTTTCCCGGCCGTGAACCATGCGGACTGGAACAAGAGCGCCGCTTTGCTGCGTAACATCGACAAACTGCGTGGCCGTATCAAGGCACTCGAAGCGGCCGCCGCGACCGATGGATCGGTCAAGGCGGCGAGCAATTCCGCGGGCGATAAAGCCTGA
- the fabZ gene encoding 3-hydroxyacyl-ACP dehydratase FabZ, producing MSTEKINLDIHKILTLLPHRYPILLVDRVLELEPHKSIKALKNVSINEPYFQGHFPTRPVMPGVLILEALAQTAALLTFSEEPSDPSNTLYLFVGIDNARFKRVVEPGDQLILNCTFERHMRGIWKFKARAEVDGAVAAEADLMCAVRHTDSDA from the coding sequence ATGAGCACCGAAAAAATCAATCTCGACATTCATAAGATTCTCACGCTGCTGCCTCATCGTTACCCGATCCTGCTGGTTGATCGGGTGCTCGAACTTGAACCGCACAAGAGCATCAAAGCGTTGAAGAACGTGTCGATCAATGAGCCGTATTTCCAGGGTCACTTTCCGACCCGTCCGGTAATGCCCGGCGTGCTGATTCTCGAGGCGCTCGCGCAAACGGCAGCGTTGCTGACGTTTTCGGAAGAGCCGAGCGATCCGTCGAACACGCTGTATCTGTTCGTGGGCATTGACAACGCACGCTTCAAGCGCGTGGTCGAACCGGGCGATCAGCTGATCCTGAACTGCACATTCGAGCGTCATATGCGCGGCATCTGGAAGTTCAAGGCGCGCGCCGAGGTGGATGGCGCCGTGGCGGCGGAAGCCGACCTGATGTGCGCGGTGCGGCACACGGACAGCGACGCTTAA
- the lpxA gene encoding acyl-ACP--UDP-N-acetylglucosamine O-acyltransferase: protein MSRIHPTAIVEPGAQLDESVEIGPYAVIGAHVTIGARTTVGSHSVVEGHTTLGEDNRIGHYASVGGRPQDMKYKDEPTRLVIGNRNTIREFTTIHTGTVQDAGVTTLGDDNWIMAYVHIGHDCHVGSNVILSSNAQMAGHVTIGDHAIIGGMSGVHQFVRIGAHSMLGGASALVQDIPPFVIAAGNKAEPHGINVEGLRRRGFSPDAISALRSAYRLLYKNGLSLEEAKLQLCELASAGGDGDAPVQTLLAFVEASQRGIIR from the coding sequence ATGAGCAGGATTCATCCCACTGCGATCGTCGAACCGGGCGCGCAACTCGACGAATCCGTCGAAATCGGACCGTATGCCGTGATCGGCGCACATGTGACGATCGGCGCACGGACCACGGTCGGTTCGCACAGCGTGGTCGAAGGTCACACGACTCTCGGCGAAGACAACCGGATCGGCCACTACGCATCGGTCGGCGGCCGTCCGCAGGACATGAAGTACAAGGACGAGCCGACCCGGCTCGTGATCGGCAACCGCAATACGATCCGTGAATTCACCACGATCCACACCGGCACGGTGCAGGACGCGGGCGTCACCACGCTGGGCGACGACAACTGGATCATGGCGTACGTGCACATCGGTCACGACTGCCACGTCGGCAGCAACGTCATTCTGTCGAGCAATGCGCAGATGGCCGGCCACGTGACGATCGGCGACCACGCGATTATTGGCGGCATGTCGGGTGTGCATCAGTTCGTACGCATCGGTGCGCACTCCATGCTCGGCGGTGCGTCGGCGCTGGTGCAGGACATTCCGCCGTTCGTGATCGCGGCCGGCAACAAGGCCGAACCGCACGGCATCAACGTCGAAGGTTTGCGCCGCCGCGGCTTCTCGCCGGACGCGATCTCGGCGCTGCGTTCGGCGTACCGGCTGCTCTACAAGAACGGCTTGTCGCTGGAAGAAGCGAAGCTGCAGTTGTGCGAACTCGCATCCGCGGGTGGCGATGGCGATGCGCCGGTGCAAACGCTGCTCGCGTTCGTCGAAGCGTCGCAGCGCGGCATCATCCGCTAA
- the lpxB gene encoding lipid-A-disaccharide synthase, which yields MALQPSPLRVAMVAGEPSGDLLAASLLDGLASRLPAATHYYGIGGPRMIATGFDAHWPMEKLTVRGYVEALRHIPEILGIRNELKRQLLAEPPSVFVGVDAPDFNFGLEHPLRDAGIPTVHFVCPSIWAWRGGRIKKIAKAVDHMLCVFPFETALLEKAGVAASYVGHPLADEIPFEPDTLGARRTLGLPESGPIIAVLPGSRRSEIDLIGPTFFAAMEMMQHQEPGLRFVMPAATPALREMLRPLVDAHPGLALTITDGQSQLAMTAADAILVKSGTVTLEAALLKKPMVISYKVPWLTGQIMRRQGYLPYVGLPNILAGRFVVPEILQHFATPQALAEATLKQLRDEANRRTLTEIFTEMHHVLKQNTAQRAAEVVASVIETRKARP from the coding sequence ATGGCATTGCAACCGAGTCCGCTGCGCGTCGCGATGGTGGCCGGCGAGCCGTCCGGCGACCTGCTGGCGGCGTCGCTCCTCGACGGCCTCGCGAGCCGTCTGCCTGCCGCCACCCATTACTATGGGATCGGCGGTCCGCGCATGATCGCCACGGGTTTCGACGCGCATTGGCCAATGGAGAAGCTGACGGTGCGCGGCTATGTCGAAGCACTGCGGCACATCCCCGAAATTCTCGGCATCCGCAACGAACTGAAGCGCCAACTGCTGGCTGAGCCGCCGTCAGTGTTCGTGGGCGTGGATGCACCCGATTTCAACTTTGGCCTCGAACACCCGCTGCGCGATGCGGGCATTCCGACCGTTCACTTCGTCTGCCCGTCGATCTGGGCCTGGCGCGGCGGCCGGATCAAGAAGATTGCCAAAGCGGTCGATCATATGCTGTGCGTGTTCCCGTTCGAAACGGCGCTGCTGGAAAAGGCGGGCGTCGCGGCATCGTACGTGGGCCACCCGCTGGCGGATGAAATTCCGTTCGAACCGGATACGCTCGGCGCACGCCGCACGCTCGGCCTGCCGGAAAGCGGTCCCATCATCGCGGTGCTGCCGGGTAGCCGGCGCTCGGAAATCGATCTGATCGGTCCGACGTTCTTCGCCGCGATGGAGATGATGCAGCACCAGGAACCCGGTTTGCGTTTCGTGATGCCGGCGGCGACGCCCGCACTGCGCGAGATGCTGCGGCCGCTGGTCGATGCGCACCCCGGTCTCGCACTGACGATTACCGACGGCCAGTCGCAACTCGCGATGACCGCTGCGGACGCGATCCTCGTCAAGAGCGGCACCGTGACACTGGAAGCCGCGCTGCTGAAAAAGCCGATGGTGATCTCGTACAAGGTGCCCTGGCTGACCGGCCAGATCATGCGCCGGCAAGGCTATCTGCCGTACGTCGGCTTGCCGAATATTCTGGCCGGGCGTTTCGTGGTGCCGGAAATTCTCCAGCATTTCGCTACGCCCCAGGCGCTCGCCGAGGCCACGCTGAAGCAGTTGCGCGACGAGGCCAACCGGCGCACGCTGACGGAAATCTTCACGGAGATGCATCACGTGCTGAAGCAGAACACCGCGCAGCGTGCGGCGGAAGTCGTGGCGAGCGTCATCGAAACGCGCAAGGCGCGGCCGTGA
- the rnhB gene encoding ribonuclease HII, translated as MTSARAPRRKAATVAGAAEQAGLDFETPDEIICGVDEAGRGPLAGPVVAAAVIFDPSRPMIRGLDDSKALTAKRRDKLYDKIVDRALAYCIASASVEEIDRLNILHATMLAMKRAVEGLSVVPTLVKIDGNRCPTLSIRSEAIIGGDALVKSISAASILAKVTRDRMLLELHQTYPVYGFDAHSGYGTPQHLAALREHGPCEHHRRSFAPVREAYLRFGAGVPQRSGDVIVVPGRINDTMLDDDAFGECTGA; from the coding sequence GTGACCTCGGCACGCGCACCACGCCGTAAAGCTGCGACCGTCGCCGGGGCGGCGGAGCAGGCCGGCTTGGACTTCGAAACGCCGGATGAGATCATCTGCGGCGTCGACGAAGCAGGACGCGGCCCGTTGGCCGGTCCGGTTGTCGCGGCTGCGGTGATTTTCGATCCGTCCAGGCCGATGATTCGCGGGCTCGACGATTCGAAAGCGCTTACCGCCAAAAGGCGCGACAAACTGTACGACAAGATTGTCGACCGGGCGCTCGCGTACTGCATCGCGTCCGCAAGCGTCGAGGAAATCGATAGGCTGAACATCCTGCACGCCACGATGCTGGCGATGAAGCGCGCGGTCGAAGGTTTGTCGGTGGTGCCGACGCTCGTGAAAATCGACGGCAATCGTTGCCCGACGCTGAGCATTCGCAGTGAGGCGATCATCGGTGGCGATGCGCTGGTCAAATCCATTTCGGCGGCGTCGATCCTCGCGAAAGTCACGCGCGACCGGATGCTGCTCGAACTGCATCAGACCTATCCCGTCTACGGCTTTGACGCACACTCCGGCTACGGCACACCGCAGCATCTCGCGGCGCTGCGCGAGCATGGACCGTGCGAGCATCATCGGCGATCGTTTGCGCCGGTGCGGGAAGCGTATTTGCGATTCGGCGCGGGCGTCCCGCAGCGCTCGGGCGACGTCATCGTCGTGCCGGGCAGGATCAACGACACCATGCTCGACGACGACGCTTTCGGCGAATGCACCGGCGCCTGA
- a CDS encoding RNA methyltransferase, producing MKAITSRDNPLYKRLKALAGSTHQQRRSGHALLEGFHLASAYLDVAGQPEMCIVTDGALRHDEAQAIVSRIDENRIITLPDALFGQLSNVVHGVGILLLVEKLDTPLPDQVTQTCLVLDGVQDAGNVGSILRSAAAAGIQQVFCAPGTAYAWSSKVLRSGMGAHFLLQIHEDVEAQALIERLAVPVVITDSHGAEALYDCDLSGPLAWVFGNEGAGVSQTWRDAVALRVTIPQPGGMESLNVAAAAAVCVFEQCRQQRRA from the coding sequence GTGAAAGCCATCACCTCGCGGGACAATCCGCTCTATAAGCGCCTCAAGGCATTGGCCGGCTCGACGCATCAGCAGCGTCGCAGCGGTCATGCGTTGCTCGAAGGCTTCCATCTCGCGAGCGCGTATCTCGACGTCGCCGGGCAGCCGGAAATGTGCATCGTCACGGACGGCGCGTTACGTCACGACGAAGCGCAGGCAATCGTGTCGCGCATCGACGAGAATCGGATCATCACGCTGCCGGATGCATTGTTCGGTCAGTTGTCGAATGTGGTGCACGGCGTGGGGATCTTGCTGCTGGTCGAAAAGCTCGACACGCCGTTGCCGGATCAGGTGACGCAAACCTGCCTCGTACTCGATGGCGTGCAGGACGCCGGCAACGTCGGCTCGATTCTGCGCAGCGCGGCGGCCGCGGGTATTCAACAGGTGTTTTGCGCGCCGGGCACGGCGTACGCGTGGTCATCGAAGGTGTTGCGCTCGGGCATGGGCGCGCATTTCCTGCTGCAGATTCATGAGGACGTCGAAGCGCAGGCGCTGATCGAGCGACTTGCGGTGCCGGTCGTCATCACGGATTCGCATGGCGCCGAGGCGCTCTACGACTGCGATCTGAGCGGACCGTTGGCGTGGGTGTTTGGTAACGAAGGGGCGGGGGTGTCGCAGACGTGGCGCGATGCGGTCGCGTTGCGGGTGACGATTCCGCAGCCGGGCGGCATGGAATCGCTGAATGTGGCAGCGGCGGCGGCTGTCTGCGTGTTCGAGCAGTGCCGCCAGCAACGCCGCGCGTGA
- a CDS encoding pyruvate, water dikinase regulatory protein, which translates to MPPTVFIVSDGTGITAETFAHSILSQFDQKFRLVRVPFVDSIDKAYATLEKINEATQQDGRRPIVFTTLVDSASNQIVKGSNALVLDMFQTFVEPLEQELELKSSHAMGRGHQNADTEEYKNRIEAINFSLAHDDGQSNRNLADADVILVGVSRSGKTPTSLYLAMQYGVKAANYPLIPEDFERGKLPTPLLAHRQKMFGLSIDPQRLSEIRNERRPGSKYAAPENCRYEINEAEAMMRREGVKWLSSTHKSIEEIATTILQEIKLDRPVY; encoded by the coding sequence ATGCCGCCCACCGTATTCATCGTCTCTGACGGGACCGGGATCACTGCCGAAACCTTCGCGCATTCGATCCTCTCCCAGTTCGACCAGAAATTCCGCCTGGTTCGCGTGCCTTTCGTCGACTCGATCGACAAAGCCTACGCCACGCTCGAAAAGATCAACGAAGCGACCCAGCAGGACGGCCGCCGTCCGATCGTGTTCACGACGCTGGTGGACAGCGCGTCGAATCAGATCGTCAAGGGTTCGAATGCGCTCGTACTCGACATGTTCCAGACCTTCGTCGAACCGCTCGAACAGGAATTGGAGTTGAAGTCGAGCCATGCGATGGGCCGCGGTCACCAGAACGCTGACACCGAGGAGTACAAGAACCGCATCGAGGCGATCAATTTTTCGCTCGCGCACGACGACGGTCAATCGAACCGCAATCTCGCCGACGCCGATGTGATTCTGGTGGGCGTGTCACGCAGCGGCAAGACGCCGACGAGCCTGTATCTGGCGATGCAGTACGGTGTGAAAGCGGCCAACTATCCGCTGATTCCGGAGGATTTCGAGCGCGGCAAGCTGCCTACGCCGCTATTGGCGCATCGGCAGAAGATGTTCGGTTTGTCGATCGATCCGCAACGGCTCTCAGAGATTCGCAACGAGCGCCGGCCGGGCAGCAAGTACGCCGCGCCGGAAAATTGCCGTTACGAGATCAATGAAGCGGAAGCGATGATGCGGCGCGAAGGTGTCAAGTGGTTGTCGTCGACGCATAAATCGATCGAAGAGATCGCGACGACGATCTTGCAGGAGATCAAGCTGGACCGGCCGGTCTATTGA